aatttttatttttattgctgAGATTTATCCCATTTAAGGTTTTGTGCTTTTTGTTGCTTAGCATTTAAACGTTTACAGAAGAAGCTCgtctttttattctctcttattGGATATTACTATGTTACATTACACTTGAAGAGAGATATAAGGTATGTATGATGATGACTCGGAACCATTTTCTCGATCAGAGAGGGATTCGATAAGTGGGATCGAACATCTTCAATACAAACAGCAAGTTGCCTTTACCCCTTGTTATTCTGTAAAAATAACATCCCTTTAAAGATTCAAACGTTTTGGTTGTCTGTTCCATATAGAAATGAAAACTGACCGTAGTTCCTCGTCCACATAGGTAATCTCTAGTTCACCAGGTGCGGTATCATCAGGTGCTTTTTTAGGAATCTGCACAGCAAACACTAATCAGTAAAAGAAGCATACGGTGTATGAATCAATCAGTACAGGCTCACTTATAGACGCACGCACATATAGCAGCAAGAGTTTTGGTATACTTACAAAGCCGAGAATTTTATACATTTGGAGTTTCACAGCAGCCTTCTTTGAACTGAGGGGTGTCAAGTCTCCAGTTACCTAGGAAAACATTGTAGTTTGCTATCATATATGAGTCTCATTTTACAAACTCTGCTATAGGAATATTACTCTCCAAAGATGGAAACGCTATAACTTTAGTATTAGTCCCCTTTCTTGCCTAATCAGCCACAATGGAACGTGATCATTACACATATGTGACAAAGTCACAAACTTTTGAACATTTATAACAATGGATCACATCAAATAGGTTTCCACATCACAGAGAAAAAGAGCATCGTATATGGTTCAACACAACTCAAACCTACTTGTGAATGGAACGAAAAGagaattcagtggtttgaaaCCTTACCGAGTTATAGAAAGGCCAAGTCTCCATGGTTTGCACCTTTAGTGTATCCATATTGATAGATTGGTAGTTGGCTATTGATCTTAAGAACCTTGGTTTCTGTTTCCTTGGTTTCCAATGGAGTTTTAAGAGTTGGAAACTCTGTTCGAAGACAGACACATAAGAaagggaaaagagagagagatcgttTCTCGGTCTTCGCCATGGTTGACAAGACACACCACCGCAAGTCAAAGATATGATTTTTCCACACCTCCCTCTCAAACGAGAGGCCCTCGTCGTTTCCGACTCATTACGTCGTCGTTTGGAACAAATGTAAAAAGATGAGCTTCCCCATTTTCTAGTCCTATaccaaaatcaagaaagaacaCAATGAGACTGAGacccatttgtttgttatagtTCCAATTGATACAAGAATGAGACTAGAAAACTATTGGGTACATTAGTTATGTGACAACTTGAGTTCTATCAAGGGCTAAAGTTACCTATATCATAAGCATTATGAAATTACGACTCCAAGAAGCTCTTAGATCAAACTTAATACCCTAAAGATGATAATCAGACAGTAAGATAAGAAATATGTGAGAAGGTTTTGATGGGACCAAGAAGAggcaaaatataagaatcttaCAGTGACTCTTGTACAGTTGTACCGCATGCACATCATATAGTTTGGGATATAACTGTACCGCATGCACATCATATAGTTTGGGATTGGAGCCAACTGATCACAATTCCATTGgaatacaatccaagtcccacatataaagtttgataaaaattatcattaatatataaaggctTAGGGTCAATCTAATAATTGCCAATTGATTTTTAGCTAGAAGCCCAAGAcaagcccaaatttaacatggtatcagagtccaaaattaaaattctgGTGGAtctagaaaagtggatacggacatgtctcttgttaacccgagtaatgggggtccaagaaggggtttattatcggtTGTTGAAATACAATCAAAGTCtcacatctgaagtttgataaaaactatcattaatatacggtaaaacctctataaattaataagatcgggaccatgaaattttattaatttatagaggttttaatttatcgataaattaatattttattaatttataaagagattttctcatttcatattgaaaattttctattacaaaataagatacttttgttatcattcacatatttaaagaaatttcttaatttatattcttggctatcgtaataggatgaatgttaattgtttaatatattagctaggtaaaaatgagaaatgttagaagtttagagtttagaaaaaattgttactaTTACCTTTCATGGTAGTAATGAAGTCGTAGAAGATATTGTGGTAACTTTAAAACCAATTACTAAAGAAACAATTATCGTATCTATAACTCTTTACAATTTATGGATGTAATTTGAAtatacaacaatgaaaaaattagagatgagctccaataagaatgcaaattaaaaaaaataggcAAATAACAATagaatcatatttcactagatttttttaatatatatatatatatatatatatatatcagtttatatgattattaatttatgatattgatggaaccatatttttacataggatttccaaaaaaaatattatcttattattttatcgaaatgcatcatttccaaaaaaaatattatcttattattaatttaaagagtattaatttatggaggttctactgtataaaGGATTAGAGTCAATCTAATTGGTTATTAGGGCGAAGACAAGtccaaatttaacaaattcaaccaaatcaAGATTCAGAATCCTGGTAGAATACACAGATGCATATGAGCATTATCAAGTTAGGAATAGAACTTACCTACCTCGATGAAGGTAATCAATAGAAGTTGAACCTTTTCTGGTTCAAGATTGCTGAGAGATGAAACCCATCAGAGACTTTAAACAAACGAATGAAGAGTTTCacgaggaagaaggaagaagaaatcgTTGCAAGGGCTATATTTGACGACAAACTCCCAAACGAGAGGTCTGTGTGTCTCGCCAGCTTTGTACGGCGTCCTTTATCAGAGAAACACACAACATGAAAGAagacaaaatccaaatttttattgtaacatGTTGATGCAAATTAGAACCTAGAATAACCCCTTGTCCAACACAGGGACATGAGTTCTTTTCTGATTTCTCTTGACAATTCAaagttttgagctttttttttatctcataaTAGTGCAATGTCGATCAGAACAAGCTGAAACATTTACAAAAAAGCTCGTCTTTTTTTCTATTCTCTCTTATTAGATTTTATGTTAGATTACATGATGAAGAGAGACAGAACAAGGTTTGTATGATGGCTCGGAACCATTTCGATAAATCAGAGAGGGATTCTATAAGTCGGATCAAACATCTTCAATATAAACAAGTTGCCTTTGTCACCTCTTGataacctgcaaaacaaaaacatctttcaatactcaaaaccttttggatatttgttCATAATACATGAAAATGAAAACTATCATTCACTACTGACCGTAGTTCCTCGTCCACATAGGTAATCTCTAGTTCACCGCGTGCGCAATCAGGTGCTTTTACGGGAATCTGCACAGAAAACACCAATCAGTACAAGAAGCATATGGTATTTTAatcagtttttctcttatatagCAGCAAGTAGTTTTGGTGTACTTACAAAGCCGAGAATTTTAAACACTTGAAGTTTCACAGCAACCTTCTTTGTATTGAGGGGTGTCAAGTCTCCAGTTACCTAGGTAAACATTGTAGTTTGCTAATATATGAGACTCACTTTACAAAGACTCTCCAAAAATAATGCTAGATTGATGTCTGATGATAAAAGTTTGGTCTTACTCCTAGGTTCTTACCTTGTTAGCCACAATGGAACGGTTTAAATCACAATGGAAAGCAATAACAATGTTCTCTAAACATAGTTTGAAAGAGAATTCAGCGGTTAGAAGCTTTACCGAGTTATAGAAAGGCCAAGTCTCcatgttttgcacctttagtgTATCGACATTGATAGATTGGTAGTTTGTTATTGATCTTAAGAACCTTGGTTTCTGTTGCATTGTTCAAGAGATAAAGAGATTGACATAACAAGCCAAAAAccaacaaagacaacaacaagaacagcaACACATGTTCTAACCTTTGCTTGCAAAATCGAAGCAGAGGTTGTATAAATGAGCTCCCATTTCCCATTGACTAAATCAGACTTCAGAGGCTGCTTCGTTGGGTTAATTGCTTCCACTTTACGTGCTAACTGTCTCCATACAAACAAAAGTCACTCAGAATTGTTTCTCAATCACATTCTCTAGACTCTAGTGTACCAAAACTATTCTCAAAACCCTAATGATGGTTCCCACAGGAAGAGAAATCAAGAACCTGATCAATCCGAAGCTGATCATCAGGCGAGGCCTTAGCACCACGCTTGAGTGGTGCAATGGCTTCAAGAA
The sequence above is drawn from the Camelina sativa cultivar DH55 chromosome 4, Cs, whole genome shotgun sequence genome and encodes:
- the LOC104779792 gene encoding probable plastid-lipid-associated protein 4, chloroplastic, producing the protein MALHSCLKTTVPMSPTTGFNLSGSLMKSDSGFAIPTKLQSIRKGDRERLRIQAVFSFPPAFLTRNGRAEKQKQLKQDLLEAIAPLKRGAKASPDDQLRIDQLARKVEAINPTKQPLKSDLVNGKWELIYTTSASILQAKKPRFLRSITNYQSINVDTLKVQNMETWPFYNSVTGDLTPLNTKKVAVKLQVFKILGFIPVKAPDCARGELEITYVDEELRLSRGDKGNLFILKMFDPTYRIPL
- the LOC109124981 gene encoding probable plastid-lipid-associated protein 5, chloroplastic encodes the protein MDTLKVQTMETWPFYNSVTGDLTPLSSKKAAVKLQMYKILGFIPKKAPDDTAPGELEITYVDEELRITRGKGNLLFVLKMFDPTYRIPL